A stretch of DNA from Saccharomyces eubayanus strain FM1318 chromosome IX, whole genome shotgun sequence:
ACTTTCAAACGCACCTTCATTGAATGGCGTTCCTGAAACGGTGGAGACATGCTCCGTCTTTGTAGTTGTAGCCAAAGARACTAGAGGATGATGAGAGGAGTTCATATTTCTGTAAAAGGCTTGGTTATTGTGATTCACAGCAGCGGCTCCTGCAGCCAAGACGGCGGCCGCATTAGCAgctgatgatgacgatgcGCCGTTATTCTCAGGCTGTAAAGATAATGATGGAGTGTTTAGTTTGGGTGTATTTAAAGCACTGCTTATTCTACTGTTGGCATTGGATGGCGTTGTGGTGGCAACGGCCGTTGTCGGAGTCTTCGTCGAAGTATTGGAAATGGTGGACGATGCAGATGTGACCTTTCTATCCTTTTCTATCGCTTGCGACGCAGCGACGGCCCATTTTAGTTCACCAACAGGTTTTACTGGAAGAGTGGCGGGTTTTAAAGTAGTGGCACCAGTAATACCATTTGGAGTTTGATGGATATGTGTATGTACATTTGTCGGGGTTTCAGGCGTCGTCGAGCTTGGTGATTTTTGCAGCGACTGAAGTATATTTTCAGTGCTAGCCTTGGGGCTCTTTATAGAAAAGGTTTTCATTGGTTCCTCAGGTTTTGACACACTTTGAATAGGTGAAGCAGAAGGGCTCCTTTCGGTTTCCCTAGATATATTTGCGACAGGTGTGACGGGTGATGGTGTAGAAGAAAGATCAGGTACGCTTATTGTCGAGCCTATAGTGGCTGTTGTGTCTGTTGTACTCTTTGACGCTAGTTTGGCAGCTTTTTTAGCTTCCCTTTCCAATTTTCGTTGTTCCTTTTTAGAAAGTCTCGATGCATCCTGTAGAGAGTCATTAGCATCAGACGTATTGTTGTCTTCTGCCTTTTGTGAGGCAAAATATTGAGCTACCTCATGGGCAATGGCCTCATTACTTTGTAAGTCCAAAGCATCATAAATAGTTTCATCCTCTACGAAATCAGCATCTTGATTGGACTCCACAAAATAATTTATATCATCCTGCACATTTTTAACATCCTGAGGATCTAATTCTTCATTGGCTAGAAGCCTCAAGGCGAGTTCCATCTGTTGCTGATGCCACCTATGCCTCGATTGGAAATGCTTAAattgttcctttttctcGTCATTTGACGCAGAgaaagttttcttctttttattgaGAAGCAATAACTTGTCAATTTCTACTTGTAGTAAATCGTATTGCCTTTCTAATTCATCGATCATTTGAGATAAATACTCCGATATatctcttctttctctttcttgtgGATCCAGAGTTTCAGACTTTTTCAGACTTATGTTGGAATATGCTTTCTCTTTAGATGCTTTCTCCACGGCCTTATACTTCTCCATCGCTATCTCCACGGATCTTCTATAATCCAGAAGAGAATCTTTGTCCTTAATATCTGGTGAGCTTTGCCACGATTTGATCTGTTCCCTGAGCCTTTGCAGTTTCTTGacctctcttttcaaatcagaCTCTAGCTTGTCCTTTTGGGAGGGGTTATTCGTACAAGATTCATGTCTTTCATAATAGCTATTGAAGATTTCTAGACCCTCATTGATCTTTTTAAAGACCCTATCGACCTCCTGTTGTAGTTTCCTATGAGCCATTTCAATCGGCTAAGCATATAACCACTTCCTCAAAAATCTAAAgtagaaaataaataaataaataaagtgatgttttctcttttcaatccTTTGCTTGACACAATGAGACTTTCTTGTTAAAGTCGAgtataaaagaaatgaagaaaaaaagtttcaaataTCAACGGAATGCAGTGAACTGGAAGTAAATGCAAAGCTATTGATAACTTTACAAGTGTCCTTGTCGAATTAGCGATATAAAGACCTGCGATGCTTGCCAAATGCGTATATAACAGAAAGTTAAATAGGCTAATATTACATAAAATCAAGGTATTTTCACAAGTTTTTCACTCAGAGAAAATTGCGAAACCGCTCGTGGGAGGTGACGATAATACACTATTTACAGCCTTATTATTATGAAGGTGAGCAGGTGGTGAAGCAGTATGATCAAACAGGCTATTAAAACCCCCCACTTGAAAACGTTGTGTGATGAGGGCgagtttttttgttttggttcttgtttttctaCCAGACGCTTTCCCAGTGATGAGAGTGTCGCCACTGAATTGTTGGTTACATTAGTTTCCTTAATGATTATCCCATACTTTTGAATGTCTATTGCTAATGATGTACTGGCTCCGGCAACTCTATTCAGCGGGACGGAATACTGGTTCATGAATACTGTGACAGAGTCGGTGCTCAGAAGAGGTTCAATTTGCACGTCTGTTTTTTGCCAATTCTGAGAACTATCATTGAGATATTTCTCGAATTGAGTGTTTGTCGCATTACCCCAGGAGCTCAAAATTTCCATCGATTGTGCTCGTAAGCTTGGGTCAGCCTGAAACGTGAAATGTGTTGAGAGGAACCGTTCGTTGATGTCCAATTGGAAGTTCGCGCACAATAAGTTTATACTGTCATTAATGACGCCATCTACTGCGGTAGTCATATTTACGTCTGCCCAAAGTTCTCTCTTGTATGACAGAGGTTCTGatcttttatttaatgCACGTGGATCTGCTACTGAAAAGCTTGTTAATCGTGACGCAATTTGCCAATGAATCAATATCATCAGTAAACCAAAAATCCACAAATAAACGCCATTTGAGAATAACCACCAATTGCAATAAAATAGTTTGGACcgttttgcttttctctcgttgctttcttttgcgttccttttcaatatcttctGGTTTATAAGCTTTGTCAATTGGTAGACAACTGGGTAAAGTGCGGAGAGGTTCAAAGTAGTTATCAGGTTTTTCAGAATGTTATTGTATTGCGTGAAGTTTGTGCACCCTGTAGAATCATTAATTTGGGAAATTACTAAGTTAAACTGTTGGTTTTCCAGCTGAAACTTAATTCTTTCCACTATCATTAGTAAAACCACTAAGGCAAAATAGAGTACGGTGAAAACTATTGTCATTTTCTGACACCTataaaaaacttttctttttattgcAATGAAATCGCTATTTTCCtcactattattatttatagATCTCTTCGTTATTGAGGCTGATGACTTGGTGTTTGTAGTATTCCCAGAGAGAATGGAAATTTGACTTTGTAAGTTTCTGGTGAAATTCTGTCTTAATTGAACCCAGTCGGCGGATGTTTGTAAATAACTTAAATTTAAAGTATTATTATCACTCAGCTGAATAGGAAAATCGGTGATGGTGTCATTAAATGCCTGTAAAAATTCCAATCTACTGGAGtaattttggaaaacgtTATCGAACAtggaagaattcaaaaataaattctGTGCTAATTGTGAAATTGAATCCTGGTCCAGCGTCATCGCATCTTCAGATATTTCGCTCCATGTTACATTTATTAAATGCGATTTAGCGAGCAACTCGTTAAATATCGTATTGTTCAGCTCAAGAACGCTTTTTATTGATTCGGTTTGTGAACTTATATGGTCGGTTATTAGCTGTTGTTTGTCATTCAGTAAATCATCCGTGTATGACTCGAATTTTGCCTGCATATCCGTATTAACTACGGATGAAATATTTCGGAGTTTGCTCTCAAAGTATTGATCGATCCTCTCTT
This window harbors:
- the PRM2 gene encoding pheromone-regulated protein PRM2; the protein is MNNMCVVRSLSLPQRLFYCLFHPLLLIFFTSIILTIWSTFSVIDITMAKTYHTKTEWNNTVVTSVSISTATTTATETSVTTYQPSYSTSFYTLNDSYIEERIDQYFESKLRNISSVVNTDMQAKFESYTDDLLNDKQQLITDHISSQTESIKSVLELNNTIFNELLAKSHLINVTWSEISEDAMTLDQDSISQLAQNLFLNSSMFDNVFQNYSSRLEFLQAFNDTITDFPIQLSDNNTLNLSYLQTSADWVQLRQNFTRNLQSQISILSGNTTNTKSSASITKRSINNNSEENSDFIAIKRKVFYRCQKMTIVFTVLYFALVVLLMIVERIKFQLENQQFNLVISQINDSTGCTNFTQYNNILKNLITTLNLSALYPVVYQLTKLINQKILKRNAKESNERKAKRSKLFYCNWWLFSNGVYLWIFGLLMILIHWQIASRLTSFSVADPRALNKRSEPLSYKRELWADVNMTTAVDGVINDSINLLCANFQLDINERFLSTHFTFQADPSLRAQSMEILSSWGNATNTQFEKYLNDSSQNWQKTDVQIEPLLSTDSVTVFMNQYSVPLNRVAGASTSLAIDIQKYGIIIKETNVTNNSVATLSSLGKRLVEKQEPKQKNSPSSHNVFKWGVLIACLIILLHHLLTFIIIRL
- the NOT3 gene encoding CCR4-NOT core subunit NOT3 — encoded protein: MAHRKLQQEVDRVFKKINEGLEIFNSYYERHESCTNNPSQKDKLESDLKREVKKLQRLREQIKSWQSSPDIKDKDSLLDYRRSVEIAMEKYKAVEKASKEKAYSNISLKKSETLDPQERERRDISEYLSQMIDELERQYDLLQVEIDKLLLLNKKKKTFSASNDEKKEQFKHFQSRHRWHQQQMELALRLLANEELDPQDVKNVQDDINYFVESNQDADFVEDETIYDALDLQSNEAIAHEVAQYFASQKAEDNNTSDANDSLQDASRLSKKEQRKLEREAKKAAKLASKSTTDTTATIGSTISVPDLSSTPSPVTPVANISRETERSPSASPIQSVSKPEEPMKTFSIKSPKASTENILQSLQKSPSSTTPETPTNVHTHIHQTPNGITGATTLKPATLPVKPVGELKWAVAASQAIEKDRKVTSASSTISNTSTKTPTTAVATTTPSNANSRISSALNTPKLNTPSLSLQPENNGASSSSAANAAAVLAAGAAAVNHNNQAFYRNMNSSHHPLVSLATTTKTEHVSTVSGTPFNEGAFESATKPVAEQQEETESTEESQLQVPTFGVFEDDFESDRDLETESEDEEQSNTSIHLSSEQKEVRTNEIKNEFVSDFETLLLPSGVQEFIMSSELYNSQIESKITYKRSRDMCEISRLVEVPQGVNPPSPLDAFRSTQQWDVMRCSLRDVIIDSETQKESSSSVYDRILENFRTLEMFTLFYNYYFSITPLEREIAFKILNERDWKVSKDGAMWFLRQGEIKFFNEICEVGDYKIFKLDDWTVIDKVNFRLDYSFLQPPVDAVPEAGDIDVDNNDVNDQSNVTLEQQKQQISHGKQLLNQLRQGKNNV